The sequence below is a genomic window from Nostoc flagelliforme CCNUN1.
TTGGATGTACTTCGTCTAGTTCTCCTGTTAAATCCTCGACTAATCGGTTAATTAATTCATCACTCAGTTCAGAATGTGAACGCTGAGTAAGACTATGAATTATGGCTTTAGCATCCTGGCTAGAGAATTTTCCTAGATAGTAGCGAATATCTTTATCGAGAATATTTTTATTAATTACACCTAAATCATATAGACCTATACTATTTTTTTGACTCAAGCGTTCAAATTCTAGTAAATAATGTAAATAATCTTCTCTTAATGAGAGAATAATTTTGACAAACGAAATATTTAAACATTCACTAAAAAATTGGTAAAATTCTATTCTTTCCGTGGAAAGATTACTAATAAAGAAAAATTCTTCAAACTGGTCTAAGATGATAATTATTGTATAATTGCGCTCGGTTGCTAACCGAATTTTTTCTAAGAGTATAGTGGGTGTAGAGTCAATATTAACTGATATTCCTGTGGATGCCAGCACTTGATTTAGACTGCTTATCAAGACTGTGAGCCAATCAGTGTAAACAGACAAAACAATAGGTATAGGAATGCGTTCACCGATAACTTTACCTTTCAGCGCTGGAACCAAACCAGCTTTGAGAGTTGAACTTTTACCTACACCTGATGGTCCATAAATTACTGTGAGCTTGTAGTCTGCACGAGTAATTCTTTCAATTAAACGATTGACATCTTGCTGCCGTCCAGAAGCAGATATTTCTTGGGCAATTCCCTCAGGAATAAACGGTATTTTTTGAGGTTCCAATGCTGGGTTAATTCTAGAGTGTTGCGGTTGCAATTGACTTGCCCCAATGAAGGCACGAAAGCCATACTGATGTTCTATTTGAATTTTTTCTTGCTTGAGCTTAAAGGCTTCTGTATAGTCATGACGCTCAAAAAAGTAAAGCGATCGCAGTTCCTCTAAAATCTCTAAATAAAGAGATGGCTGATGTTGTAGCTCACAAACTATCCTTGCCCATTCCAGATTATTGATAGCCTCTTCTGGCTCACCTAGATGCCTCTGTGTACGTGCTAGCAAGAGAAGATACCAACTTTCTTGTCGTCGTCTTCGCAAAGCATCTGGCAGAGAAGCTTGTGTTACTTCCTCGGAGATAGAAAGTGCTGTATTCGCTAATTCATGAGCCAGTATCCAATTCGACTCAGAAGCTGCGACATTTGCCAAAAAGCCATAATCTTGAGCAACTTGTGCAGGACTTCCATAGCTTTTATGTAGATGTAATGACTTTTGAGCTAATTCTTTTAAGTCATTCCAGGCTTGTAAACGTTGCAGCATTTCACAAGCAGGCAAAATAAATTTAGCAACTAAGTCTTCTCTTTGTACCTCCTCCAATATTTCTAGACATTGTTTAAACCACAACAGAGCATGTTCGCAATAGCTACTATTACTATTCTGGTGTAAGTCTGCCATTCGGTGATAACACAGCCCCAGATGGAATAGTACTATTGCTTGCTTAAGTAAAGATAAGGGGTGTAAAGAAGAATTACTCTCACACTCTGCTACTCTCCTCGTTTCTTGTTGCCACAATGCCAAGCTTCTTTGATAATTGGCTAAAGCACTATTAATTTGATCGTTGGCGTATTTATCTCGCCCTAAAACAAATTCTAAGCTAGCTTCTAATCCTGGTGTTAATTGAAAGCCATACAGGCGCAGCAAATCATTACGAGCTGATTCTATTTCGTGGCGATGTTGGGACTTAGGATCTAAATCTAAGGAGGCGTTAGATAAAAATGTTTCGGCACCTGCTTCTAAAACTTTGGCAAATAGAGATTCTGCTTCTTGGTGGATCAAAGCAATTAAATCTGCTTTTGCCATTTCAAATTTAATAGTGGTTGCAGCCCAGCTTTTAAAATCAGGCGCTAATCTTGAAAGCAATGATGCTACATCATCTTGTAGCCACAACACTACTGGAAATGGAAAAGTCGCAGCATAGATATCTCGTGCTTGGTTGATGCCTGTAAGTAAGTTTTCCAGGTCTATAGTTGACTCAATACCAAAAATAATTACAGCTGATGGTAAAGAGTCTGTAAGGACAGCAGGATTATCTAAAGATAGTTCTGATACTATTGTGTTGTGTAAAGAAGTAGTTGATGGATTTAGAACGATTTCTCTGATATATATGTCTTTGGTGATGGAGCGAATATTTTCTAACATTTGCTCACGTAATTGCCCATAGTTACACCGGACTAGAATTAGGGCAAATTGACCTTCGGAAAGTGCGATCGCTCTAATCAGTCTTTGCAATGTATGCTGATTTTCTTTTGTGTAGACTTGTAGCTGCTTGTCAGTAGTCATTGATTATTAGGCATTGGACATTGGGCATTGGGCATTGGGCAATTGTACTGAGCCTTGTCAAGTATTGGGCATTGGGCATTATTAGTCCAATGGCAAAGGACAAAGGACTGAATGGCACTAAGAAAAGAGAAAATCGTTGAGGCAGCAGGGGTGCAGAGGAGCGGAGGAGCAGGGGAGAAAGAAGAAGTTTTAGGCATTGCGTTCGGGTATTTAGAAATTCCCCTCTGCACCCCTGCACCCCTGCCTCTCTGCAATCCTTACGCTGCATACTCTTCAGCTTAACTTAGTGGCATTCGACAAAGGACTAACGACTCACCCAGCACTGTTACTTGTTTTTTTGCCAAGCTAAAACTTTTTCTGTTTCTGCTAAGGCTGGACTGATGCCAAACCATCGCCCCAGAGGATCACGATATTCAAACAAATACATGCTTCTTAGTAAGCTCTGGTAGTCAGACTCACCTTTAACTTTCTGCTGCTGCACTACTTCAAACAATAATTCCCACTGGGATTCATCAATAGCTAATAGCAGATCGTCGCGGTAGTCTTTGATCACGGCTTCTAAGCAGTCCCTAGAAAAAGGCGGATCTTGTCGTTGCAGGCAGCTATAAAGTAAACCTAATAAATTACGAATGTGACCACCACTAACGCGACATATACGATCCAAAGTTTGGGAGTGATCGAATAATTCTGTAATTAAGAAAAACCTTTCATTCAAAGGAACTTCTGGAAAAGCTCTTGCTAAGACTAACTGGCGCACAAGTGACATCCCTGGTTCATAGTCAGTGCCATCTCTTTGGCGCACTAATACCATCGGTAATACTTTTGGTGCAATTCCTCCCCCCAGGCGATTTTTTAGTGTCTCGTACTCATTGGAGAAAATTAACGTTAGGGGAATTGTGTAAACTAGGTGGCATTTGAGTCGGCGTAGCTGTTCGCCTCGGTCGATGAAAAGATATTCTGGTTGCGATCGCCCCGATGCTAAGGGACGCATATCGACTCGATCCAAATTATCTACAATCACTACCAGCCCTTTTTGACCCCGCAGCTTTAGCTGTTCAACAGCCTTTTCTAAAATTTCTTCGTTAATCGCTTGCAAAATACTATTGGTACGTGGTTCCAGATATTGCCTTAGTTGATTCCGCATCTGGGTGCTATCTTTGGTTTTAGCGGTAATTTTGGCAATACCCAACGACAACTCTGCTTGTCCAGAAAGCTCTATGGGGCTTTGCAAAAAATCGCCTACTTCTTTAAACAAATTGGTAAAGTAACCAGGTTTGAGTTTGATGCTAATGCCTTCTAAACTGGCACTGACTTGACGGGCTACACTCAGCAAAATATCGCTGATATCAATATCCGCCATATCTAAGTCTTGACTGGACTCAAAGTAAACTACATGAAATCCCGCCAATTCTAGTTCTGTCTTGAGGCGCTGCAATTCCGTTGACTTCCCGCAGCCAATGTGACCTGTAAATAATTGGCAGGTTGGCTCATCAGGAGAAATCCGAATGATAGTCCGCTGCAATTCTTCGACAATCTTGCAACCACGGACATCAGCAAAATCTATGTAATACTGGCGATCTAGCGCGTTACTTATATTAAGCGTGTAGCTTGGGTTACATGCTTTATAAAAACGCGATAAATTTAATGTCGTTTTCATGTTATGTAAAGGTGTATGTAGATGTGTGTGTAGATGCAGTTAAATTGTATTTTTTATACAAAAAATCTCTAGCCTGGATGTAGGCACACGATTACTTCGCAAGTTGGTAGTATCTTGCAAAAGACAGCACTTATTACAGATCACTGTCAGTAGTATGGTAGAGATTTAGTTGACCCTAATAACCTTAAGCATATCTGTCCTTTTTACACCTGCTATTGAGGTTTTGACAATCTCTGGCTTTTATTAGACCTGGCACAAACCTTGTAGGCTTGAGTTAATCGGTAAAAAAAGCTGCTAGATCCTATGGTTCCCAGTTTCTATAGCTGATGAGGAGGACTGGTATGAATTATAGCAATCTATACAGAGATATAGGAAAACTTGTTTATCATTTCATATTCTATTTGTCAAGAAAACAAAATCAGAAATATCTAAATTAATATTTTGTAATCTTTAGAGACAAACAAAATATTTAACGATCCCTTGTCGAAAAGACAACAGTAAGTTAAGAATGGACACCGGAAACTTTAATCGGAATGATGACTAGCACCACGTTCGTTGTGTAGTTACTGTAAAGTGTTACTAAAAATAAAAAAAGTCTTGAGGAGAGCGGCTAACAGATACCGACGGTGTTTACTGAGATTAATAATGATACAAGCGCGTCAAGGAATTTGGATTGTAACCAGAAAGGGGTTTGAATGGCTGGCATAATATCAGTTTCGCGCACAGATCTAGCCCAGCGTCGTAAGAAATTACGTCGGCATCGGCAAATGAGAATTATTCAAGCTATTTGGCGAACTTTTGCCATTACGGGTTTGGCGGGTGGATTGCTTTGGCTGGCAGTCCAACCAGTGTGGGTGCTAAAAAGTCCCAAACAAGTAGTGATCAAATTAGGCAATCAGTCCCTGTCGGATGAGACAACTCAATCACTGTTGGTGCTATCTTACCCCCAATCTTTGTGGCGGATTGAACCGGCAGCGATCGCTAACTCTTTGAAGAAACAACCAACTATTGCCCAAGCGATCGTTAGACGCAGCTTGTTTCCTCCTGGATTAAACATCGAAATCCAAGAACGAATCCCTGTAGCCATAACTCAAACACCAAGTGTTCAAAATCAGGGCACTGGCAACAAAAAAGTCACAATCGGCTTACTAGATGCAAGCGGGGCCTGGATGCCTTTAGAAAAATACACATCACTCAATCCCACTAAAAAATTACCTAATCTTAGAGTAATTGGATTGCCCAAACAATACTGTCTCTACTGGACTCAACTTCATCAAGCTGTAAGCCAAAGTTCCGTAAAAGTGATAGAAATTGATTGCCAAAATCCAGCGAATTTAATTTTGAAAACAGAACTAGGAAATGTGCATCTCGGCGTTCCAGGTCCCCAACTGTCTGAACAAATTAAAGTACTCGCCCAAATGCGTCATTTAGCAGCAAAACTCAATTCCGGCCAAATAGACTATATTGATCTGAAAAATCCCGAATTCCCATTAGTACAGATGAACCAAAAAGAACAAAAATTAACTTCCAAAACCTCTTAAAACATCTAGTACAGCGGGCGCGTAAATAAACATACCATTTCATACCATTTCAAATGGCGCAAAAGCCTGAAATACAATTCTTTTGAATGCGTGACTTCCGCCTTGCGGTACTAGCGTGTTTAATGTATTGATAACTCTTAGTAAATTAAGAAGCTTTATGCTGATAAATATATTTATTATTTTCAGTTTTCGAGCAAACCGCACGAAAATCGGCATTAACTTCTAATTAAAATGAGAAGATAAATCCTAAAATCTCTATTACGAGTAAAACACTTTCAATTATGACCCCTAACATCTAATAGTAGGGTGCAAGATGTCCGACAATCTAATGATGGGCTATGGCGTGCAAAACGCCTTCTATTCCAAAGACAGTTTACCGAAGTTTCAATCTGTAAAGGAAAATGCCGCCCAAAGTTGCGTAAGCATTGCTTCTGGGCAATCAGTTTAGACTATTCTGTGCCGTAATTCCTATTGGGGTACGAAACCTCTGGAAAAATCTTGATTTGTTGACCACAGTCGTGAG
It includes:
- a CDS encoding P-loop NTPase fold protein is translated as MKTTLNLSRFYKACNPSYTLNISNALDRQYYIDFADVRGCKIVEELQRTIIRISPDEPTCQLFTGHIGCGKSTELQRLKTELELAGFHVVYFESSQDLDMADIDISDILLSVARQVSASLEGISIKLKPGYFTNLFKEVGDFLQSPIELSGQAELSLGIAKITAKTKDSTQMRNQLRQYLEPRTNSILQAINEEILEKAVEQLKLRGQKGLVVIVDNLDRVDMRPLASGRSQPEYLFIDRGEQLRRLKCHLVYTIPLTLIFSNEYETLKNRLGGGIAPKVLPMVLVRQRDGTDYEPGMSLVRQLVLARAFPEVPLNERFFLITELFDHSQTLDRICRVSGGHIRNLLGLLYSCLQRQDPPFSRDCLEAVIKDYRDDLLLAIDESQWELLFEVVQQQKVKGESDYQSLLRSMYLFEYRDPLGRWFGISPALAETEKVLAWQKNK
- a CDS encoding cell division protein FtsQ/DivIB, encoding MAGIISVSRTDLAQRRKKLRRHRQMRIIQAIWRTFAITGLAGGLLWLAVQPVWVLKSPKQVVIKLGNQSLSDETTQSLLVLSYPQSLWRIEPAAIANSLKKQPTIAQAIVRRSLFPPGLNIEIQERIPVAITQTPSVQNQGTGNKKVTIGLLDASGAWMPLEKYTSLNPTKKLPNLRVIGLPKQYCLYWTQLHQAVSQSSVKVIEIDCQNPANLILKTELGNVHLGVPGPQLSEQIKVLAQMRHLAAKLNSGQIDYIDLKNPEFPLVQMNQKEQKLTSKTS